The Planococcus versutus genome contains a region encoding:
- a CDS encoding helix-turn-helix transcriptional regulator, giving the protein MSPIELNKRQEEILQIVKGNGPITGEQIADRLNLTRSTLRPDLAILTMAGFLDARPRVGYFYSGKKPGQDVTDTMNNMKVKDFQSIPVVVREDVSVYDAISQMFLDDVGTLFVVDKKSHLTGVLSRKDLLRASLGSQDLMSIPVHIIMTRMPNVTYCVKNESLIQAAHRLINQQIDALPVVEEQPDGFKVVGRLTKTNITRAFLSLSENHDL; this is encoded by the coding sequence GTGAGTCCAATCGAACTCAATAAACGACAAGAGGAAATTTTGCAAATTGTTAAAGGGAATGGTCCGATTACTGGTGAGCAAATAGCTGATCGCTTAAACTTAACAAGATCCACGTTACGACCTGATTTAGCCATCCTGACAATGGCAGGATTTTTAGATGCCCGTCCGCGTGTTGGCTATTTTTATTCGGGCAAAAAGCCGGGACAAGACGTTACAGATACGATGAACAATATGAAAGTTAAGGATTTCCAGTCAATTCCAGTTGTCGTTAGAGAAGATGTTAGTGTATATGACGCTATCAGCCAAATGTTCTTGGATGATGTCGGAACACTTTTTGTTGTTGATAAAAAGTCACATTTAACGGGAGTGCTGTCTAGAAAAGACTTGTTGCGTGCAAGTTTGGGCAGTCAAGACCTAATGAGTATTCCAGTACATATCATTATGACGCGTATGCCAAACGTTACGTACTGTGTGAAAAATGAATCGCTCATTCAAGCGGCGCATCGCTTAATCAATCAACAAATCGATGCGTTGCCCGTAGTAGAAGAACAACCCGATGGTTTTAAAGTTGTCGGTAGATTAACAAAAACGAATATTACTCGTGCGTTTTTATCGCTATCTGAAAACCACGATTTGTGA
- a CDS encoding pyruvate, water dikinase regulatory protein yields MNSLRLFIVSDSVGETGELVAKAAISQYLNADQNAVLKRFPYIDSIDHLQEVVKLAVTQNAFIVYTLVSQKLRDYIKAETAKFHVTAVDLMGPLLDALAKELHAPPLQEAGLVRKLDDDYFKKVEAIEFAVKYDDGRDPRGILMADIVLVGISRTSKTPLSQYLAHKRLKVANVPLVPEVDPPEELYLVDPKKCFGLVISPDKLNHIRKERLIALGLNDDANYAKVTRIHEEIEHFHKVVDRIGCEIVDVTNRAVEETANLILSKHQK; encoded by the coding sequence ATGAATTCACTCCGATTATTTATTGTCTCTGACTCGGTCGGTGAAACAGGTGAGCTCGTTGCGAAAGCGGCAATTAGCCAATATTTAAATGCAGATCAAAACGCAGTGCTTAAAAGATTTCCTTATATTGATTCAATCGATCATTTGCAAGAAGTCGTTAAATTAGCTGTCACACAAAATGCCTTTATTGTTTATACCTTAGTATCTCAAAAACTTAGAGATTACATAAAAGCAGAAACTGCTAAATTCCATGTAACCGCAGTAGATTTAATGGGACCGCTTCTAGATGCGCTCGCAAAAGAATTACATGCACCTCCCCTGCAAGAAGCAGGGCTAGTACGAAAACTAGATGATGATTATTTTAAAAAAGTAGAAGCTATTGAATTTGCAGTGAAATACGACGATGGGCGAGACCCGCGAGGTATTTTGATGGCAGACATTGTTTTAGTAGGAATATCGAGAACATCCAAAACGCCTTTATCGCAATACTTAGCGCATAAACGACTGAAAGTCGCAAATGTACCACTTGTACCAGAAGTTGACCCTCCTGAGGAACTTTACCTTGTCGATCCCAAAAAATGTTTTGGTTTAGTTATTTCACCGGACAAACTCAATCATATTCGGAAAGAACGGTTGATTGCTCTTGGTTTAAATGATGACGCAAATTATGCAAAAGTAACTCGCATCCACGAAGAAATTGAACATTTTCATAAAGTAGTAGACCGAATTGGTTGCGAAATTGTGGATGTAACAAATCGAGCTGTTGAAGAAACAGCTAATCTTATATTGAGCAAACACCAAAAATAA
- the dnaG gene encoding DNA primase produces MSNRVSEEVIEKIRSSTDIVDVVGEYVQLTKRGRNWFGLCPFHGESTPSFSVTADKQIFHCFGCGAGGNVITFLMDIENITFQDALSRLGSRSGIDVDIQSPVDSGPVQSKSDHQLVLMHEFAADMYHHILLNTEEGQAALDYLENRGFTREIIEKNKIGWSLPEWNYMASALKRKGFSEEELEASGLGIPREQSSGYFDRFRGRIMFPIMNETGKVIAFSGRVLEHTKQEAKYMNSPESPIFQKSQVLYNVHHARSAIRKNRQIILFEGFMDVIAAGKAGVDNALATMGTSLTAQHIRQMKRFAQEVVICFDGDNAGWEAAKRAAIALNEENFKVEVAVLPGKMDPDDYVKENGAEAFKDQIIGKPHAFIAFAMMHAKRNKNFQYENDLLQYIQEVLQLLAGRSSPLERDLYIKQLSGETGLSQEAILQHYRKLENKTIERNRPEPTMVKASKKEPKQVTSLHRAERMLLSHALADPSVMEKLEVEDNGILFVTEEFQALYVQLLGFYEEWDKADFHKFLETLRDNELRKLVMETALTERDPEHTDEEIADCLKHLQKYRIEQQIKLKIQQSKEAEKQHDLKRALLLAQEVIALRKSL; encoded by the coding sequence ATGTCCAATCGAGTTTCTGAAGAAGTGATTGAAAAAATTCGTTCCAGCACAGATATCGTGGATGTGGTGGGGGAATATGTCCAGTTAACAAAGAGAGGGCGCAATTGGTTTGGCCTTTGTCCATTCCACGGGGAAAGCACACCATCTTTTTCTGTTACTGCCGATAAGCAAATTTTTCATTGCTTTGGCTGTGGAGCTGGTGGTAATGTGATCACTTTCTTGATGGATATTGAAAATATAACGTTTCAAGATGCCCTATCGAGATTAGGTAGTCGTTCTGGCATCGATGTTGATATACAAAGTCCTGTCGATTCAGGTCCGGTGCAATCAAAGAGCGATCATCAATTAGTTTTGATGCACGAGTTTGCTGCGGACATGTATCACCATATTCTATTGAATACAGAAGAAGGCCAAGCAGCATTGGACTATCTGGAAAATAGAGGCTTTACGCGTGAAATTATTGAAAAAAATAAAATTGGTTGGTCGCTTCCAGAATGGAATTACATGGCATCTGCGCTCAAGCGTAAAGGTTTTAGCGAAGAGGAACTTGAAGCAAGTGGATTAGGTATTCCACGCGAGCAATCAAGTGGCTATTTTGATCGATTTCGCGGTAGAATTATGTTCCCGATTATGAATGAGACAGGCAAAGTAATCGCCTTTTCGGGTCGTGTCCTTGAGCATACGAAACAAGAAGCAAAATATATGAACAGCCCGGAGTCTCCAATTTTTCAAAAAAGCCAAGTGCTTTATAATGTACACCATGCCAGAAGCGCAATACGCAAAAACAGACAAATCATTTTGTTTGAAGGGTTTATGGATGTTATTGCAGCGGGTAAAGCAGGGGTTGATAATGCTTTAGCAACTATGGGCACTTCGCTCACTGCTCAGCATATTCGTCAGATGAAGCGTTTTGCGCAAGAAGTGGTCATTTGCTTTGATGGCGATAATGCAGGTTGGGAAGCCGCCAAACGAGCAGCTATTGCATTAAATGAAGAAAATTTCAAAGTAGAAGTAGCTGTACTACCAGGTAAAATGGATCCAGATGATTATGTGAAGGAAAATGGTGCGGAAGCCTTTAAAGATCAAATTATTGGCAAACCGCACGCATTTATTGCATTTGCGATGATGCATGCTAAACGAAACAAAAACTTTCAGTATGAAAATGACTTGTTGCAATACATTCAAGAGGTATTACAACTTTTGGCTGGAAGGTCTTCGCCCTTGGAGCGAGACTTGTATATAAAACAGTTATCAGGAGAAACTGGATTGTCTCAAGAAGCGATTTTACAGCATTATCGTAAATTAGAAAACAAGACAATTGAACGAAACCGCCCTGAACCAACAATGGTCAAAGCTTCTAAAAAAGAACCAAAGCAAGTTACTTCTTTGCATAGAGCAGAACGAATGCTTCTATCTCATGCATTAGCAGACCCATCGGTTATGGAAAAATTAGAAGTTGAAGATAACGGAATTCTTTTTGTTACTGAAGAATTTCAAGCGCTCTACGTTCAGTTACTTGGATTTTATGAAGAATGGGATAAAGCAGACTTTCATAAATTTTTAGAGACTTTACGAGACAATGAACTACGTAAACTTGTGATGGAAACGGCATTAACTGAACGTGATCCAGAACACACAGATGAGGAAATCGCTGACTGTTTAAAGCACTTGCAAAAATATCGTATCGAACAGCAAATTAAGTTAAAAATCCAGCAATCAAAAGAAGCGGAAAAACAGCATGACTTAAAGCGCGCTTTACTTCTTGCACAAGAAGTGATTGCTTTACGAAAATCATTGTAA
- the rpoD gene encoding RNA polymerase sigma factor RpoD, protein MAEKSNRQTEVEASNVPLTTEGPEATVEEAKKQLIETGKKTGELNYEQIADKLAVFEMESDAVEEFIDQLEGHGIELERKSDDEEHLDRLMKSTEDKFDLNDLSVPPGIKINDPVRMYLKEIGRVDLLKAEEEVRLAKLIEQGDEEAKKRLAEANLRLVVSIAKRYVGRGMLFLDLIQEGNMGLIKAVEKFDYSKGFKFSTYATWWIRQAITRAIADQARTIRIPVHMVETINKLIRVQRQLLQDLGRDPSPEEIGEEMDLLPEKVREILKIAQEPVSLETPIGEEDDSHLGDFIEDSDAQSPSDHAAYELLKEQLEDVLDTLTDREENVLRLRFGLDDGRTRTLEEVGKVFGVTRERIRQIEAKALRKLRHPSRSKRLKDFLE, encoded by the coding sequence ATGGCTGAGAAATCTAATCGCCAAACTGAAGTTGAAGCAAGTAATGTTCCATTGACTACTGAAGGTCCGGAAGCGACTGTGGAAGAAGCGAAAAAACAGCTCATTGAAACAGGTAAAAAAACCGGAGAGCTTAATTATGAACAAATTGCTGACAAATTGGCTGTTTTCGAAATGGAATCCGATGCAGTAGAAGAATTTATTGACCAATTAGAAGGTCACGGCATTGAATTGGAACGCAAGTCTGATGACGAAGAACATCTGGATCGTTTAATGAAATCAACTGAAGATAAATTCGATTTAAATGACTTGAGTGTTCCGCCGGGTATTAAAATTAATGACCCCGTCCGCATGTACTTGAAAGAAATCGGACGCGTTGATTTGTTAAAAGCAGAAGAAGAAGTCCGTTTGGCAAAATTGATTGAACAAGGCGACGAAGAAGCGAAAAAGCGCCTTGCTGAGGCTAACTTACGTTTAGTAGTAAGTATTGCGAAGCGATATGTCGGTCGTGGCATGTTGTTCTTGGACTTGATTCAAGAAGGAAATATGGGTTTGATCAAAGCAGTAGAAAAATTTGACTATTCTAAAGGATTTAAGTTTAGTACGTATGCAACTTGGTGGATTCGCCAAGCCATTACTCGTGCAATTGCGGATCAGGCGCGGACGATTCGGATTCCCGTGCATATGGTCGAAACGATTAACAAATTGATTCGTGTTCAACGTCAATTGCTACAAGACCTTGGCCGCGATCCTTCACCGGAAGAAATCGGAGAAGAAATGGATTTATTACCTGAAAAAGTACGTGAAATCTTGAAAATCGCTCAAGAACCTGTTTCACTTGAAACACCAATCGGTGAAGAAGATGATTCGCATTTAGGTGATTTTATCGAAGATTCAGATGCGCAGTCGCCTTCTGATCATGCCGCTTATGAACTGTTAAAAGAACAGTTAGAAGATGTATTGGATACATTGACTGACCGCGAAGAAAATGTCTTACGCTTGCGCTTTGGTTTAGATGACGGACGAACACGCACGTTAGAAGAAGTAGGGAAAGTATTTGGCGTAACGCGTGAGCGGATTCGTCAAATTGAAGCAAAAGCATTGCGCAAACTGCGTCATCCATCACGCAGCAAACGTCTTAAAGATTTTCTAGAATAA
- a CDS encoding acyl-CoA dehydrogenase produces MNFDLTQEQQMIKKTIKEFSDKVVAPGAIDRDRSKAFPTEIFKQLSDMGMMGLPFDEKYGGSGADTTSFAIVTEELSRVCASTGITYSAHISLGGAPLNLFGTEEQKQEYLTPICMGESFGAFGLTEPNAGSDAGGTETRAVEDGDDWVINGSKVYITNASHAKYLAITAITGMHDGKKEISAIIVPTDAEGFTVIDNYEKMGLHSSNTTELVLENVRVPKDNLLGKRGDGFKQFLVTLDGGRIGIAAMAVGIAQGAFNKALAYSKERKQFGKALSEFQVTQFKLADMAMKIELARNMVYKAAWLKDQGRPFTKEASMAKLYASEISMEVADEAIQIHGGYGYMKEYEVERYMRDAKLLEIGEGTSEIQRMVIARQIGC; encoded by the coding sequence ATGAACTTCGATTTGACACAAGAACAACAAATGATTAAAAAAACCATCAAGGAATTTTCTGATAAGGTGGTGGCACCTGGTGCCATCGACCGTGACCGTTCAAAAGCATTTCCAACTGAAATTTTTAAACAGCTATCTGACATGGGGATGATGGGTCTACCGTTTGATGAAAAGTATGGTGGTTCGGGAGCAGATACAACGAGTTTTGCTATTGTGACAGAAGAGTTGAGCCGTGTTTGTGCTTCGACAGGCATTACATACTCTGCACATATTTCACTGGGTGGGGCGCCGTTAAATTTATTTGGTACTGAAGAGCAAAAGCAAGAATACTTAACGCCAATTTGTATGGGTGAATCATTTGGTGCTTTCGGTTTAACAGAGCCGAATGCAGGATCAGATGCAGGAGGAACTGAAACTCGAGCAGTAGAAGACGGTGACGATTGGGTAATTAACGGCTCAAAAGTATACATTACAAACGCCAGTCATGCCAAATATTTGGCAATTACGGCGATTACAGGCATGCACGATGGCAAAAAAGAAATTAGTGCCATCATCGTACCAACAGATGCAGAGGGCTTTACTGTAATTGACAATTATGAAAAAATGGGACTGCATTCATCGAATACAACAGAATTGGTATTGGAAAATGTGCGTGTACCAAAAGACAACTTATTAGGCAAGCGTGGAGATGGCTTTAAACAGTTTCTAGTCACGTTAGACGGCGGTCGTATTGGCATTGCTGCAATGGCTGTAGGAATCGCTCAAGGAGCGTTTAACAAAGCATTAGCGTATTCAAAAGAACGTAAACAGTTTGGTAAAGCATTATCCGAATTTCAAGTAACACAATTTAAGCTTGCCGATATGGCAATGAAAATCGAATTAGCTCGTAATATGGTCTATAAAGCTGCTTGGTTGAAAGATCAAGGTCGTCCATTTACAAAAGAAGCATCAATGGCGAAATTATATGCTTCTGAAATCTCAATGGAAGTAGCAGATGAAGCCATTCAAATCCATGGTGGATATGGCTACATGAAAGAATACGAAGTTGAACGGTATATGCGGGATGCCAAATTACTAGAAATTGGTGAAGGAACTTCTGAAATACAGCGCATGGTTATTGCGCGTCAAATCGGTTGTTAA
- the cccA gene encoding cytochrome c550, whose amino-acid sequence MQKNAIVPYILIMAFGIGLIFFLSVQGVNNEAEIAEEQATEEGGGEEAAGGGEEAAGDFDPEATAQANCISCHGSSYEGGVGPSLVATELPQEDIENILVNGKGGMPAGLVEEANAAAMAEWVLSLE is encoded by the coding sequence ATGCAAAAAAATGCAATTGTACCTTATATCTTAATCATGGCGTTCGGTATTGGTTTAATTTTCTTCTTATCTGTACAAGGAGTTAATAACGAAGCTGAAATCGCAGAAGAACAAGCAACAGAAGAAGGTGGCGGAGAAGAAGCTGCAGGAGGCGGAGAAGAAGCAGCTGGAGATTTCGATCCAGAAGCTACGGCTCAAGCAAACTGTATTTCTTGTCACGGTTCAAGCTATGAAGGCGGAGTAGGTCCATCATTAGTGGCTACAGAACTTCCACAAGAAGATATTGAAAACATTTTAGTTAACGGTAAAGGCGGTATGCCAGCTGGACTCGTTGAAGAAGCAAACGCAGCGGCAATGGCTGAATGGGTATTATCACTCGAATAG
- a CDS encoding tRNA (adenine(22)-N(1))-methyltransferase: MNAQLLSHRLTRVAHYVPKDSVVADIGSDHAYLPCFLVLTGVINKAIAGEVVRGPFESAQKQVQRELLTNQIDVRLASGLDAIELNDGITTVTIAGMGGPLICSILEQGKEKLTNVERLILQPNVHSKAIRDWAVLNQWRIVEEEILKENDKIYEIIVLEKSPTSVSWSSQQLLMGPELLKKQNGIFQEKWMRESSQWKKIVASMESTVQTIEIIEKKQELVKKIQLVEEVLQRENS; the protein is encoded by the coding sequence ATGAATGCTCAACTATTATCACATCGACTAACAAGAGTCGCTCATTATGTACCTAAAGATTCAGTGGTAGCTGATATTGGTAGCGATCACGCATATTTACCTTGTTTTTTGGTATTAACTGGTGTTATCAACAAAGCAATTGCTGGAGAAGTTGTTAGGGGACCGTTTGAATCGGCACAGAAACAAGTTCAACGAGAATTATTGACAAATCAAATTGACGTTCGACTAGCAAGTGGATTAGATGCCATTGAACTAAATGATGGAATTACCACTGTCACAATAGCAGGTATGGGCGGTCCATTGATTTGTTCAATCTTGGAACAAGGCAAAGAAAAACTAACTAATGTGGAGCGGTTGATTTTACAACCTAACGTTCATTCCAAAGCTATCCGCGATTGGGCTGTATTAAATCAATGGCGAATAGTAGAAGAAGAAATATTGAAAGAAAACGACAAAATTTATGAAATTATTGTACTTGAAAAATCCCCAACTTCCGTTTCATGGTCTTCACAACAATTATTGATGGGACCTGAATTATTGAAAAAGCAAAATGGAATTTTTCAAGAAAAATGGATGCGGGAAAGTTCGCAGTGGAAAAAAATTGTTGCATCAATGGAATCGACTGTACAAACAATCGAAATTATTGAAAAAAAACAAGAATTGGTTAAAAAAATACAATTAGTAGAAGAGGTGTTGCAACGTGAAAATTCCTAA
- a CDS encoding Nif3-like dinuclear metal center hexameric protein, whose translation MKIPNGHQIIEEFEKWSPKYLAMENDPIGLHVGTLNKKIKRVLVTLDVNEKVVDEAIAKEAELIIAHHPPIFRPMKNLQTDFPQGRLMEKLIKSDIAVYAAHTNLDVATGGVNDLLAASLGIQDTKVLVPTYEEELVKIAVFVPETHEEAVREAFIKVGAGTIGDYEGCSYTLSGTGRFRPAAQANPYIGKKDEIEVTAESKIEVVVRKNEEDRVIKAMLSAHPYEEVAYDVFVLENKIATMGLGRVGMLETPMTLIEFANWTKQQLDVPTLRIVGDPDAVIKKVAVLGGDGNKYFQQAKRAGADVYVTGDMYFHTAQDAQAIGLNIVDPGHHVEKVMIQGVVDHMSKQQPTWQCEFLPSQINTEPFRFI comes from the coding sequence GTGAAAATTCCTAATGGACACCAAATTATTGAGGAGTTTGAGAAATGGTCTCCCAAATATTTGGCCATGGAAAACGATCCGATTGGTTTGCATGTGGGAACGTTAAACAAGAAAATCAAGCGTGTGTTAGTAACATTGGATGTGAATGAAAAAGTTGTAGACGAGGCAATTGCTAAAGAGGCGGAATTGATTATTGCACACCATCCTCCCATATTCCGACCAATGAAAAACTTGCAGACAGATTTTCCACAAGGACGTTTAATGGAAAAATTGATAAAGTCAGATATTGCCGTGTACGCAGCACATACAAATTTGGATGTGGCTACTGGCGGCGTTAATGATTTATTGGCGGCGTCACTTGGTATACAAGACACGAAAGTGTTGGTACCAACTTACGAAGAAGAATTAGTGAAAATTGCAGTGTTTGTTCCGGAAACTCATGAAGAAGCCGTTCGCGAGGCCTTTATTAAAGTGGGGGCTGGAACCATTGGCGATTACGAAGGATGCAGTTATACCTTATCTGGGACAGGGCGCTTCCGTCCGGCTGCCCAAGCAAATCCATATATTGGAAAAAAGGATGAAATAGAAGTAACCGCTGAATCAAAAATAGAAGTCGTGGTTCGCAAAAATGAAGAAGACCGCGTCATCAAAGCAATGCTTTCCGCACATCCATATGAAGAAGTGGCATATGATGTTTTTGTTTTAGAAAACAAAATAGCTACAATGGGTCTTGGGCGTGTAGGAATGCTTGAAACACCTATGACTTTAATAGAATTTGCCAATTGGACAAAACAGCAATTGGATGTTCCGACTCTACGCATCGTGGGAGACCCAGATGCTGTTATTAAAAAGGTAGCGGTACTCGGAGGAGATGGCAATAAATACTTTCAACAAGCTAAGCGTGCCGGAGCGGATGTCTACGTCACAGGTGATATGTATTTCCATACGGCTCAAGATGCACAAGCCATCGGGCTAAACATTGTCGATCCTGGTCATCACGTAGAAAAAGTGATGATTCAAGGTGTCGTTGACCATATGTCTAAACAGCAGCCTACATGGCAATGTGAATTTTTGCCGTCACAAATAAATACAGAACCTTTTCGATTCATCTAA
- a CDS encoding IS3 family transposase (programmed frameshift), with protein MPQKRRTFSPEFKKQVVALHAGGKSRPDIVREYDLTASALDRWIAQSNQTGSFEEKDNRSPLETELLAYKKRNKQLEMEVDIFKASGADHGTKIEIIQQNQHLYSVSAMCTVLQIARSTFYYETSVSVEKAHQKAQAEQELKDEIWAIFHENRRVYGTRKLKKELANRKKWVISRRRIGRLMASLGIQSKYALPSYKPMVTPPNEATYRNVLNRQFNPAAKNAVLVSDLTYVKVGGRWNYICFLLDLYNREIVGYSLGERKDAALVQRAFASVKGDLGAVKLFHTDRGSEFKNTGIDALLKTHQIERSLSQKGTPYDNAVAEATFKILKTELINGMCFDTLNQLALELFDYVNWYNHVRLHSSLGYTSPVTYRNAALKKVV; from the exons ATGCCACAAAAAAGACGAACATTTTCCCCAGAATTCAAAAAACAGGTCGTCGCGCTGCACGCAGGCGGAAAAAGCCGACCGGATATTGTCCGGGAATACGACCTGACGGCTTCCGCCCTCGATCGGTGGATTGCCCAATCCAATCAAACTGGCTCGTTCGAGGAAAAAGATAACCGAAGCCCTTTGGAAACGGAATTGCTTGCCTACAAAAAACGAAATAAGCAGTTGGAGATGGAAGTGGATATTT TTAAAGCAAGCGGCGCTGATCATGGGACGAAAATAGAGATTATCCAACAGAATCAACACCTCTATTCAGTATCAGCAATGTGCACTGTCCTCCAAATTGCCCGCAGCACCTTTTACTATGAGACTTCCGTTTCGGTAGAAAAAGCACACCAAAAAGCCCAAGCAGAACAGGAGTTGAAAGACGAAATCTGGGCGATCTTTCACGAGAATCGCCGCGTCTATGGCACACGCAAGCTGAAAAAAGAGTTGGCGAACAGAAAGAAATGGGTGATCTCGAGACGCCGTATTGGACGCCTCATGGCGTCACTTGGCATCCAATCGAAATACGCGCTGCCATCCTACAAACCGATGGTCACGCCTCCCAATGAAGCGACATACCGGAATGTGCTGAACCGCCAATTCAATCCGGCAGCGAAAAACGCCGTGTTGGTCAGCGACCTGACGTATGTAAAGGTTGGCGGCCGCTGGAACTATATTTGTTTCCTTCTCGATTTATACAACCGTGAAATTGTGGGGTACAGTCTGGGCGAGCGTAAAGACGCTGCCCTGGTTCAACGTGCCTTCGCATCGGTCAAAGGCGACTTGGGAGCCGTGAAGCTGTTCCATACGGACCGCGGATCTGAATTCAAGAACACCGGCATCGATGCGCTATTAAAGACGCACCAAATCGAACGGTCGCTGAGCCAAAAAGGAACCCCTTACGATAATGCGGTGGCGGAAGCCACGTTCAAGATTTTGAAGACGGAACTCATCAACGGAATGTGCTTTGACACGCTTAACCAGCTAGCGCTTGAACTGTTTGATTACGTGAATTGGTACAACCATGTCCGTCTACACAGCAGTCTGGGCTATACCAGCCCTGTCACTTATCGAAACGCAGCCCTTAAAAAAGTTGTTTGA
- a CDS encoding kinase has translation METTLIILRGNSGSGKTTIAKRLQNHFGEGTLLVSQDTVRREMLMVRDQEGNISQDLIRQITEYGKGKCKFVILEGIFVKQRYKKMLEDLIHFYEGNAYIYYFDLSFKNTVERHNSRPQAEEFGEESLRSWWSPNDQLGVEYEKMLTEEMTQKDILDLICTHLEV, from the coding sequence ATAGAAACAACGCTCATTATCTTACGTGGAAATTCTGGGAGTGGCAAAACAACTATAGCGAAAAGGCTGCAAAATCATTTTGGAGAAGGGACTCTTCTGGTTTCTCAAGACACGGTCCGACGGGAAATGTTGATGGTACGGGATCAGGAAGGAAACATTTCGCAAGATTTAATCAGGCAAATCACCGAATACGGCAAAGGGAAATGTAAGTTTGTCATTTTGGAAGGAATTTTTGTGAAACAGCGTTACAAGAAGATGCTGGAAGACTTGATCCATTTTTATGAGGGAAATGCCTATATCTATTATTTTGATTTATCTTTTAAGAATACAGTCGAACGCCATAATTCGCGCCCTCAAGCAGAGGAATTTGGGGAAGAGTCGTTGCGTTCCTGGTGGAGCCCCAACGATCAGCTTGGCGTAGAATACGAAAAGATGCTAACTGAAGAGATGACACAAAAAGATATACTCGACTTGATTTGTACTCATCTAGAAGTGTGA
- a CDS encoding nucleotidyltransferase domain-containing protein, with translation MDYYNKLNPFEAAKQFVNKQFPHCEDALLAGSVVRGEATETSDLDIVIFDQQHHSSYRESLIDFGWSIEVFVHNLTSYKEYFSDDYERARPSMPRMVAEGLVLKDKGAIGAIKKEAKELLDKGPKEWSPGIITTKRYFITDTLDDFIGCNNRAEEIFIANALAELVSEFVLRTNKRWIGASKWVIRSLRHYDVEFTNCFVEAFDDFYKNGDKQKIIQLVDGVLQLYGGRLFEGFSLGKS, from the coding sequence GTGGATTATTACAATAAGCTAAATCCATTTGAAGCAGCAAAACAGTTTGTAAACAAGCAATTCCCTCATTGTGAAGACGCTTTATTAGCTGGAAGTGTGGTTCGTGGCGAAGCAACTGAAACATCTGATCTTGATATTGTGATATTCGATCAACAACATCACTCTTCTTACAGGGAATCCCTTATCGATTTTGGATGGAGTATTGAAGTATTTGTACATAATTTAACCTCGTACAAAGAATATTTTTCAGATGATTATGAGAGGGCTAGACCTTCTATGCCCAGAATGGTAGCAGAAGGTCTAGTTTTGAAAGATAAGGGAGCAATTGGCGCGATAAAAAAAGAAGCAAAAGAATTGCTAGACAAGGGACCAAAGGAATGGTCACCAGGAATAATAACTACAAAACGATACTTCATTACCGACACACTAGATGACTTCATCGGCTGCAATAACCGAGCAGAAGAGATTTTTATAGCTAATGCTTTAGCAGAACTGGTAAGTGAGTTTGTATTGAGAACAAATAAGCGATGGATTGGTGCTTCCAAGTGGGTAATCCGATCATTGAGGCATTATGATGTTGAGTTTACCAATTGTTTTGTAGAAGCTTTTGATGATTTTTATAAAAATGGTGACAAACAAAAAATTATCCAACTTGTTGATGGGGTATTACAGCTATACGGAGGACGTTTATTCGAAGGTTTTTCTCTCGGTAAAAGTTAA